From the genome of Plectropomus leopardus isolate mb chromosome 9, YSFRI_Pleo_2.0, whole genome shotgun sequence:
ACTCTCCTAGAAGATATCTTCAGAGAACTCAGAGCTTTATGCAAAGTACTTAGCTTTATGTCCTATGAGAAAACAATGCATTAGGAGAAAATTTATTATTGAAGCGTTATCTGAATACTCACTAATGGCATAAATCTCAGTAGTACAATGTCCAAGATGACTCCATTCTTTATAATCAGTGACATACCTCTCTTGTTTTAGACATCTTGGCCGTTTTCCCATTGACTCCCTCAGAACATGGCTGATTTAATTGTAGAATTATGTCCCCTTGGAGTTTGCGAAAATCGCTTTCTAAAACACTGGCTCTGTGCACCAGGAACAGACTAAGACAAAACATAAATGCTGTGAGAGATAATAAAGCATTGTACAGCATTGTGAGACAAGCAAGTCAGACTCAATGTCCTCAAGTTACTCAAACGTTTGAGGTCACACATCAGTTAACCCCGGAAATctaaaatgttcagtttcaaAATTAGTTTCTAAATGAGGAACtatctcctctctgcctctcaacATGGAACTCATTTGTATTGTATGAAGATTAAAGCCAAATTTGCAGCGTTGTGAAACTTGCAGTCAAAgtaaaaagccacattttaatAAAGCCAAAGGCCTCACTCAGAGGAACATCATTTGTTCTTGTCAATACCCGTGCCAGTGGAGTCCGATATGAAAGCGAAGTTTTGACCTTTTAAATCAATACCATCCGccgcacaaacacaaaagacagacaaatgcatttagacagaaaatgaaacattttaatccATCAATCAACTCCATTTACAAAAGTATATCCCTTTTTATATACAATATGTACAAAGACGTATAAACAACTatcatttttccacatggaTTCATTCATACCGTAACTAAAACAATAGCACTGTAACAAAACATATCACTGATATTCTGCAGGGATGTTGTAGTGCAAATGTGTGCAAAATATATAGTGCTGTTGCTCTGTGACTACCTTATAACTCcagttttaatggatttttttttctagctccGCATAGATACCATTATACTTGCTTTGAACATGTATATgatcttttaataatttttataacCCAGGGGCATATGGACCTTTAAACCACTTACTATATAACAGctaatataattaaattaattaaaatggcCAAGTATACAATCTgcgaataaaacatttttgattagCTAGTGTTTTTGGAGATACAAGATTATCATTCAACAGcacttaaaatatgtaaatattaagtATATGTCAGCGCAGTGTCCTTCCTTGTTATAAAGAGAAATGCCGTCTGTGTTGACACAAAAATGGGGACTATAAATAGAAACTTTTGTTTGATGAGGCTCATTGAGGCTCATCCCTTTGCACAGAATCGTGTGTGGGAAGCGTAACAGTCAATATTGTCCTTTTTAATGCAGAGCTGTGAGAGTGATCAAAAGTCACCTGGGGCTTCCTCGACTTTAATAACCCGGAGGATTTAAATTTCCTCGGAACGGGGGCAAGACGGGGCATTTCACGTAGAGGGGCTGGTTGGTTGTGTAGTTATCAGTTCTGTCCAGCAGATGGAGCCTCTCCAAGTCTGACACTTCCCAGGAAGGTGGTGTGATTGGTCATGCTGATGAGTGTGTCCTCATACACTATGCGTATGGAGATCCTCTGGCCGGCACGGAGCAGGCTCACCCCAGCCGTGTAGCAGGTGTTGAACTTGCGCTGGCCCGTCTCGATGCTGCAGGTGCAGCGCAGGAATGGGTTGGAGTCCACCATCACCTCATAGCTGGCAATGTCGGTGAAGTTGAGGTAGTACACCTGGTGGAGACATAAAATTCACACAAGACTGAGAGGGGTAGTCAAAACAAATCCACATGATATTTAAGAGCTTATTTCAAGCTGGAGCAGCTGGAATATCAGAGTAGCAAACAAGGGTTTGAGTTATAGACATTTAGCCACggggagagggggaaaaaaatatgtctcaTAATAATATAACTCAAACATTTACAGATGAGCAAAGCGAGCAGGTTTTTAAGCTTAGCTACAGAGGAACTGCCAGTTCTTTTGACTCTGAACTGTGAATTTTAAGAGTTACGTCAAGGACCGTACTCACTTCTACCTGACTATATATGAAGTAGACACCATCCAGCAGCACCTCTAGCTCTCCAGAGCGAGAGTGCATTTTAAACACGCGGTGATGGATGGACACCATCTTCCAGTTCCTAAGGATGCCTTCAGACAGATCTAAACatgtcacaacaaacaaacagagaagcaAACAGTCAACATAAACAGCTTTCAGCAGTGTTTAACCACAACCAGAGCTCTGCGCTGGCAGAAAATATAAACCTGCTAATGATGCTTACACACTCCTTTCAGACTGACAAAGTGAAGCAGGAAAACCTAAATCTACTAGTATGCGAGGCCTCTGCTCTGGAGTTAACACGGGTCTGACTTGTAACATAAGCCTTTAACTGTATACTAATCCTGTAATAGCTATAGGATTACTTCAGGGTTACTATAATCTTACATAATTGTATAGTAAATATTGGTGGCAACATTTAGCCATTTAAAGCATAAAATCTAACATTTATTCTATTGTAAGTCTGTAGAACAGTTGCAGACCCAGGTCTCTGgcatgtttattgttttgtgtcaaaGACTGTCGTGCAACTGCAGCTGAGAAAAGACAGACGACTCACCTTCTCTCACTTGGATGGTTGTCTCTTGCCCTTGCAAATGAACCACTGcaggctgcaaaacaaaaaaagatctctGGTGACTAATGTGAATACACAGTAAAACAAGAGAACAGCTGTTTCATCTgggattttgtgtgtgtgtgtgtgtgtgtgtgtggggtgaaatttaattttcaatagCTGACATACTCTACCTGGAATTCTTTTGTTTTCGTCTTGTCAGGAACCCCTGAAACAataagagcgagagagacatgATAAATTTCTGGCCTTCAACACTGCTGGGGGAACAAAGAGATgatgattaaaagaaaacaaacactgaaatagtTTAAAGAACGATCACCGCTCTCCCACACTATGTTTGACATCCTGCATCAAAAAACTCTCACTGTGAAGGCAATGAGTTCATCGATTTTGACAACTTGAGCCCCCTTCTAGTGTGGGAACGGGTCCGCATGCAGGAAAATACTGTAATCTAAGAAGAAATCTTTCAACTCTtgggtgttttcagctcttcTGGCTCGTGTCCTTGGCTATCTCAGCGCGTTATCGCGTCATTTCTATTTTAAGTTGTAATACCTGCTGGACCTTGCGTGCCCGGAGGTCCCTGCGGCCCAGGGGGTCCAGGCGGTCCTGCGGGCCCTACAGCGTTGCTTCCTGGAATACCGGGGATTCCAGGGATGCCCGGTGGCCCCTGTGGGCCCGGGGGACCGGGGGGACCAGGGGGGCCCGGCACAGACCTCTTTTTCCCTGTGAAACGAGACAGCAAAATGGttggaaaactaaaaaatctgagttaataattttatttatatagcctgAAATCACAAATATGCCTCCCAGGGTGTTACAGTCTGTACATCTTACTGTAAATTCTGATATAAAGGAAGAGGACCGGCAAGAATAATGCGCCTGACGGATAGAATCAAACACTTAACGACCATAAGCCAACACAGTTATTGGATTTTGGATGACTTCTCACAGATACTTTCGGAAAGTAGGCAGCAGGTAGCAGTCTAATCAATGACTAAGATCACTGAAATTTAGGTTAAATTAtgtattaccttttttcttctctttccttctttcccTTCCAGTCGATTctgtaagaaacaaaaacagcgtGATTAAGCTTGAAATGGTCTCCCGAACAATTATCATCTCGGATAACATCTCGAGTATCCCTCTCATTCCGTGTAGGTATCCCAAATGGGCTAAAATAACAGATTCAGATGTTTCGGCACTGAACACTGGAGTGGAGGTATGTCAGTCTGTGGTATCTTCTAGTGTAGTAATTTGTAAGTGTGGTTTCACCTCCTCTGTATGAACAAGTGCCTTAAGCATTCACAGGCAGTGGAACTGGAGAAGATCATTAGAGAGATACTTTATCCTGCCAAAATCCTTTTCTTTGAATTAAGCCCAGATGGAGAATGCAGATGaaagtgtgtgtacatgtgtgtgtctccCCTTTacaaccgtgtgtgtgtgtgtgtgtgtgtgtgtgtgtgtgtgcatggatgtTGGTGAGGCATCTATGTCAGTGCTTGAAAGACAAAATGCACTAAGTGTATAtgcgtgcatgtatgtgtgtgtgtgtgtgtgtgtgtgtgtgtgtgagagagagtgcaGCTGAAGAATCCTTTTCAAAAAGCCGTCTCGCTGCTCTTGTGTTTACCATGTCATTACAACTACAAAGGCCATTTAACCTTAAAACCTCACAGTTTGAGTCCCCCTCAAACATATGGCCAGTGTTTCTCCTCTGGCTAAATGACTGGATGCATCCGCATAGATTTCTCTTAACGAGCAGCCCTATCTGGAATCTGGTGCCCGTTAGGAGTGCCCAGAacgcacacatacgcacacatgtgcaaacacaggacacacacacacacacacacacacacacacacaaaaacacacatctaaGGCTGAGATTACAAAAGCCTTTGTCTGTGcgctgagagcagaggagagaccTGGGAATGATTAGTGTTTAGAGGCTCGGGACTTAACTGATTTATGTAGAAAGTCTCAAAGGTGagttttttcttctaatttaaACACAATCACTAAACTTCCCCCCAAGTATTCAGTGTCACGCCACAGACATTGGAATGCCTTGTGATCATGCTGCACTTGTTGCACTCAGACATGAAACTTCAAAGGCTTGGcgttttttatttgcatagcTAGCATTctaaacaaaaactacaaaagctAATTCAGACATATTGGCCATATGGTTCTCTGTGGAGCTATTGATTACGATAAATCAATTTGGTGGAATTAATGAAAGCCATCAAAGTCTCAAATGATAACCTCTCGTGGAAAAGGCCACCTGGTTCTTTAAAACGTGTACTACAGAGtgattttggtctttattttatGATGGCTCTGACCTGACCGATTGCACCGTTGGATTCCAAAAAGCTCCTTATTTGACAGATAGAAAAGATATTTTCGGGGACTTGATATTATTCTGAGACAGGGGAAATCAACGCGGGCTTTGCTTGCCTGTTTCAAATTGGTGAAACCCTCCCAAACTCCTTGTTGTCCTTGTTTGCTATCCAAGTAATAATCAGTCCCATTCCGTTTAATCTCTTGCTCTATAAACTCTGCAACATTATGCGGTGGAGCTGCTTTGTTAAGTAAGCACAAAGCAGTAAAAAATCAATTCCGCAAAAAGTGAGAACCCATTAACAAACGATTTTGAAAATTTAAGAGCTTTAAAATCCACCGAAAGCCTGTTATTTACACTGTACTGAATCCCCTCAAACAAGAGTTACAGAAACCATTGCTCAACAGATGACAGGGCCTTTGCCAACGCAACGTCCAGAAAATAGACTGATGCAGGTGCACCAGAGAGCAAGAGtatgtgctctttttttgtcatgaggGGCACTGAATTGGGAGCTTGAGCCTGACAGATATAGGAGGGTGAAGTAGAAGACGATAAAGCTAAAAGTCTAACTCAGATCACAGTACAAGTAAG
Proteins encoded in this window:
- the eda gene encoding ectodysplasin-A isoform X3, producing MNSRGPRETNEPDYAEIKSICLALCPIMACDGSSAEDFPDKVMPRAAPCTCNKKCRSRSSSVVFLGLFLLSLSLHAVTLVCYLDLRSEVKREIIHQKRDSMLTLAGSSDLADPAAVLSPGHPRLDSGSSRSTEAHEVKEKLLHRKSEFHATEDNRGITQRAKRSPGKQPETESTGRERRKEKKKGKKRSVPGPPGPPGPPGPQGPPGIPGIPGIPGSNAVGPAGPPGPPGPQGPPGTQGPAGVPDKTKTKEFQPAVVHLQGQETTIQVREDLSEGILRNWKMVSIHHRVFKMHSRSGELEVLLDGVYFIYSQVYYLNFTDIASYEVMVDSNPFLRCTCSIETGQRKFNTCYTAGVSLLRAGQRISIRIVYEDTLISMTNHTTFLGSVRLGEAPSAGQN
- the eda gene encoding ectodysplasin-A isoform X2, whose product is MNSRGPRETNEPDYAEIKSICLALCPIMACDGSSAEDFPDKVMPRAAPCTCNKKCRSRSSSVVFLGLFLLSLSLHAVTLVCYLDLRSEVKREIIHQKRDSMLTLAGSSDLADPAAVLSPGHPRLDSGSSRSTEAHEEKLLHRKSEFHATEDNRGITQRAKRSPGKQPETESTGRERRKEKKKGKKRSVPGPPGPPGPPGPQGPPGIPGIPGIPGSNAVGPAGPPGPPGPQGPPGTQGPAGVPDKTKTKEFQPAVVHLQGQETTIQVREDLSEGILRNWKMVSIHHRVFKMHSRSGELEVLLDGVYFIYSQVEVYYLNFTDIASYEVMVDSNPFLRCTCSIETGQRKFNTCYTAGVSLLRAGQRISIRIVYEDTLISMTNHTTFLGSVRLGEAPSAGQN
- the eda gene encoding ectodysplasin-A isoform X1 is translated as MNSRGPRETNEPDYAEIKSICLALCPIMACDGSSAEDFPDKVMPRAAPCTCNKKCRSRSSSVVFLGLFLLSLSLHAVTLVCYLDLRSEVKREIIHQKRDSMLTLAGSSDLADPAAVLSPGHPRLDSGSSRSTEAHEVKEKLLHRKSEFHATEDNRGITQRAKRSPGKQPETESTGRERRKEKKKGKKRSVPGPPGPPGPPGPQGPPGIPGIPGIPGSNAVGPAGPPGPPGPQGPPGTQGPAGVPDKTKTKEFQPAVVHLQGQETTIQVREDLSEGILRNWKMVSIHHRVFKMHSRSGELEVLLDGVYFIYSQVEVYYLNFTDIASYEVMVDSNPFLRCTCSIETGQRKFNTCYTAGVSLLRAGQRISIRIVYEDTLISMTNHTTFLGSVRLGEAPSAGQN